A window of the Virgibacillus pantothenticus genome harbors these coding sequences:
- a CDS encoding tyrosine-protein phosphatase, translated as MEKNIVVRTINLEGSFNFRDLGGYETLSGKKVKTGVLYRSGNLQNITDKDIEKIKQTGLKTIFDLRGSDEVKNYPTPSLSGIITKHVPLIEIDRDMVRQPKDLAKYAESLQDPGTILEKLYREVTKNTKVYKDFFATLLTDPKSPLLFHCMAGKDRTGVMAALTLHTLDVPDEFIFADYLYTNNFLDALRANLQPEAAQVDQALMQAMLEARREYLQAFFDEVQTQFGSVDQYIHEAIGLSKSDVETLRASLLVE; from the coding sequence ATGGAGAAGAACATTGTTGTACGAACCATTAATTTGGAAGGAAGCTTTAATTTTCGTGATTTAGGCGGCTACGAAACGCTATCTGGAAAAAAGGTTAAAACAGGGGTATTGTATCGTTCAGGGAACTTGCAAAATATCACAGATAAGGATATCGAAAAGATAAAACAGACTGGTCTAAAGACAATATTCGATCTTCGGGGAAGTGACGAAGTAAAGAATTACCCCACTCCTTCACTTTCAGGGATCATAACAAAGCATGTTCCATTAATTGAAATTGACAGAGATATGGTGCGTCAACCTAAAGACCTAGCAAAGTACGCCGAATCTTTGCAAGATCCTGGAACAATATTAGAGAAACTCTATCGGGAAGTAACGAAAAACACGAAAGTATACAAAGACTTTTTCGCTACATTGCTTACAGATCCTAAGTCTCCATTGTTATTTCATTGTATGGCTGGAAAAGATAGGACAGGTGTCATGGCGGCGTTAACCTTGCACACACTTGATGTACCAGATGAATTTATCTTTGCAGATTACTTATATACAAACAACTTTCTCGATGCTCTTCGTGCAAATTTACAACCTGAAGCTGCGCAAGTAGACCAAGCACTAATGCAAGCAATGCTAGAAGCTCGACGTGAATATCTGCAAGCTTTTTTTGATGAAGTGCAGACACAATTCGGTTCCGTTGACCAATATATTCATGAAGCGATTGGTTTAAGCAAATCTGATGTTGAAACATTGCGCGCATCATTACTTGTTGAATGA
- a CDS encoding sigma 54-interacting transcriptional regulator gives MKKDLLVEHWMNTTPLFISPSISIESAAIMFSNHAITEIPVVFEGCIQGVVSIYELFKSLKTGNVDESVATIMHHHYATAFADSFMHDIHQVPVYVVERSTGKLVGELTTKELILFQHYLTHTLKQINEVVKWYELIFDTAYEGLTVVDDQGVIQLFNQAYSRYVGVAKEAAIGKKADEVIENTRLPVVLKTGIPERSQPHRLQGQNLVVHRIPIWKDNRIIGAAGILVYEGVSEIYRVIQKMEQLDKNSKVDRPLISSDNTEMGTVKFEDILGESRSLSQAKKIARKAAASSAPVLLTGESGVGKEQFAKAIHDASTVQSGSFISVNCAAIPDGLMESELFGYEKGAFTGADREGKPGKFELAHQGTIFLDEIGDMPFNMQAKILRVLQDKKIERVGGKKSTSVQFRLITATNKNLQQMVRDGEFREDLYYRLYVIPIHIPPLRERMGDLPILIAHKLQQLAKHYNETEKTIDQQVLQWMKQHHWPGNVRELMNVIERLFVLTDGDHITFEHLPDSMKESFFLVKNKSKTRSHIHQKKELIEEAAKQEQEAIEQTLKQVQGNKTKAAKLLGVSRSTLYNKLARYKKL, from the coding sequence TTGAAAAAGGATTTACTTGTCGAACATTGGATGAATACGACACCGTTATTTATTTCGCCGTCCATATCTATTGAATCTGCTGCCATTATGTTCAGTAATCACGCAATCACCGAGATCCCAGTTGTTTTTGAAGGGTGTATACAAGGTGTTGTATCTATCTATGAGCTTTTTAAAAGTCTGAAAACCGGAAACGTTGATGAATCAGTAGCAACGATTATGCATCATCATTATGCTACCGCTTTCGCAGATTCATTTATGCATGATATTCATCAAGTACCTGTTTACGTAGTGGAGCGCAGTACAGGAAAATTGGTTGGAGAGCTAACAACAAAGGAATTGATTTTATTCCAACATTATCTCACTCATACGTTAAAACAAATAAATGAGGTGGTGAAGTGGTATGAATTAATTTTTGATACCGCATATGAAGGGTTGACGGTTGTAGACGACCAAGGAGTTATTCAATTGTTTAACCAAGCATATAGTCGGTACGTAGGGGTAGCTAAGGAAGCAGCTATAGGGAAGAAGGCAGATGAAGTTATAGAAAATACTAGATTGCCTGTCGTATTAAAAACGGGTATTCCGGAACGAAGTCAGCCACATCGGCTCCAAGGGCAAAATTTGGTCGTCCACCGTATACCAATATGGAAAGACAATCGAATCATTGGCGCAGCGGGCATACTGGTATATGAGGGCGTATCAGAAATATATCGAGTGATACAAAAAATGGAGCAGTTGGATAAAAATAGTAAGGTGGATAGACCACTTATTAGTTCAGATAATACAGAAATGGGGACCGTGAAATTCGAAGACATTTTAGGTGAGAGCAGATCGCTTTCTCAAGCCAAGAAAATTGCCCGAAAAGCGGCTGCTTCTAGTGCGCCGGTATTGTTAACAGGGGAAAGCGGTGTCGGAAAAGAACAATTTGCTAAAGCCATTCATGATGCCAGCACTGTTCAAAGCGGAAGCTTTATTAGTGTGAACTGTGCTGCTATACCAGATGGTTTAATGGAGTCTGAGCTGTTTGGCTATGAAAAGGGAGCGTTTACTGGCGCCGATCGAGAAGGGAAACCAGGTAAATTTGAATTAGCGCATCAAGGTACAATTTTCTTAGATGAAATTGGGGATATGCCATTTAATATGCAAGCAAAAATACTACGCGTACTACAAGACAAGAAAATTGAGCGCGTAGGTGGGAAGAAATCAACTTCCGTACAATTCCGCTTAATTACAGCAACAAATAAAAATTTGCAGCAAATGGTGAGGGATGGGGAGTTTCGTGAAGATTTATATTATCGTCTGTATGTAATCCCGATACATATACCACCATTACGTGAACGAATGGGGGATTTACCGATTTTAATCGCTCACAAACTGCAACAACTGGCGAAGCACTATAATGAAACAGAGAAAACAATTGACCAACAAGTATTGCAATGGATGAAGCAGCATCATTGGCCAGGTAATGTTCGTGAACTAATGAATGTGATAGAACGATTATTTGTATTAACAGATGGAGATCATATTACGTTTGAACATTTGCCAGATTCAATGAAAGAGTCATTTTTTCTTGTAAAAAACAAGAGCAAAACACGAAGCCACATCCATCAGAAGAAAGAACTCATAGAGGAAGCTGCAAAACAAGAACAGGAAGCCATTGAGCAAACATTAAAGCAAGTACAGGGGAATAAAACAAAAGCAGCTAAACTATTAGGTGTGTCAAGATCTACATTGTATAACAAACTAGCTCGTTATAAAAAGTTATAA
- a CDS encoding class I SAM-dependent methyltransferase has protein sequence MEQNKSSITSLISAFARAYHSQYDTPKIFDDFIAKDLITEEEFSKISENMIQGISFINQDIGRKFQNQPDEILKWITQVQLSPTPLARAAFCEQVLLHEVVLGVKQYVILGAGLDTFCFRYPELENSLKIFEIDHPATQEFKKKRLADTHFQIPGHLHFIPMDFSNKWSDLSLLDDEFDGDKKTFFSLLGVSYYITKEEISSLFNHLFTNVPPGSSIVLDYADEKLFEEKGMYNRVENMLKMASAGGEPMQSCFSYDELENMLEKAGLLIYEHLSPTKINERFFNNRSDYLTAFETIHYIHAVKK, from the coding sequence ATGGAGCAAAATAAATCTAGTATTACTTCCTTAATTTCAGCTTTCGCTCGAGCCTACCATAGTCAATACGATACACCAAAGATTTTCGATGATTTTATTGCAAAAGATCTCATTACCGAAGAAGAGTTTTCAAAGATCAGTGAAAATATGATTCAAGGGATATCGTTTATCAATCAAGATATTGGTCGGAAGTTTCAAAATCAACCAGATGAAATTTTAAAATGGATAACTCAAGTACAACTTTCCCCAACACCATTGGCCCGTGCTGCATTTTGTGAACAAGTGTTACTTCATGAAGTGGTATTAGGTGTAAAACAATATGTAATTCTTGGAGCTGGTTTAGATACTTTTTGCTTCAGGTATCCCGAGTTAGAAAACAGTCTAAAAATATTTGAAATTGACCATCCAGCTACACAGGAATTTAAAAAGAAAAGATTAGCTGATACACATTTTCAAATTCCCGGCCATCTTCATTTTATTCCGATGGACTTCTCGAATAAATGGTCCGACCTAAGCCTCCTAGACGATGAATTTGATGGTGACAAAAAAACGTTCTTTAGCCTTCTGGGTGTTTCTTATTATATAACAAAAGAGGAGATTTCAAGCTTGTTCAACCATTTATTTACCAATGTCCCACCAGGTAGCTCAATCGTTCTTGATTATGCAGACGAAAAGCTTTTTGAAGAAAAAGGAATGTACAACCGAGTTGAAAACATGCTAAAGATGGCATCAGCAGGTGGAGAACCGATGCAATCGTGTTTCTCTTACGACGAACTCGAAAATATGTTAGAAAAAGCAGGTTTACTCATTTATGAACATTTATCACCAACAAAGATCAATGAACGTTTCTTTAATAATCGGTCAGACTATTTAACGGCATTTGAAACGATTCATTATATCCATGCTGTAAAGAAATAA
- a CDS encoding acyl-CoA dehydrogenase family protein produces MTVEKLSFHDKYSVFPNKQHFLQQHSANPFAEEEELLASMIDKFVEEQVTPNLDKLEAHDYDVARELFRATGELGLLGAEVPEAYGGLEMGKRTAGIIAEKLGYGGSFSVSFNIHTGVGTLPFVYFGTEKQKARYLPKLVSGEWIGAYALTEPDAGSDALSPKTIAKKTESGWVLNGEKQWITNAHIAQVYVVFANTIEGITAFIVERDQPGVSIGPEEKKLGIKGSSTATLILEDVPLVNDAILGEVGKGHKIALNILNLARLKLAFANIGTSKQALRIAVEYGKERKQFKQAIIHFEMVQEKLANMALEIYGAESAAYYTASMLDELDQDTEEILERLSDYAMACSINKVKASEALDYVIDEAVQIHGGYGYMQEYEVERIYRDARINRIFEGTNEINRLTTAKAFLKQYTKDSSVVPPAENEENMFIRYANQLLRYVLNALSEMGNLQQMNQFYLHRIALILEDIYLMKAAEIKAASEKNSLAAQLTDVLCEETFRRIENHTTMFLASIPAKSEQYEEQISDIRSLPVTYSNVFAKKQAIAKEIIDHNGY; encoded by the coding sequence ATAACAGTGGAAAAGTTAAGTTTTCATGACAAGTATTCTGTTTTTCCGAATAAACAGCATTTTTTGCAGCAGCATTCCGCAAATCCTTTTGCTGAGGAAGAAGAACTTCTCGCCTCGATGATTGACAAGTTTGTGGAAGAACAAGTGACTCCAAATTTAGATAAACTAGAAGCACATGATTATGACGTTGCTCGTGAATTGTTTCGAGCTACAGGTGAACTAGGTTTGTTAGGAGCTGAAGTACCTGAAGCATATGGTGGTTTGGAAATGGGCAAGCGGACAGCGGGTATCATTGCCGAGAAATTGGGATATGGTGGGTCGTTTAGCGTATCTTTCAATATCCATACAGGTGTGGGCACATTACCATTTGTGTATTTTGGAACGGAAAAGCAAAAAGCACGCTATTTACCGAAACTGGTGTCCGGAGAGTGGATCGGAGCATATGCATTAACAGAACCAGACGCTGGATCAGATGCACTATCTCCTAAAACAATTGCCAAGAAAACAGAGTCGGGATGGGTATTAAATGGGGAAAAACAATGGATAACGAACGCTCATATTGCACAAGTGTACGTCGTATTTGCGAATACCATAGAAGGAATTACCGCTTTTATCGTGGAGCGTGACCAACCAGGTGTGTCTATAGGTCCAGAAGAAAAGAAGCTTGGGATCAAAGGTTCTTCGACAGCAACCTTGATTTTAGAAGATGTTCCATTGGTAAATGATGCTATTCTTGGCGAAGTTGGAAAAGGGCACAAAATTGCTCTGAACATATTAAATTTAGCCCGTTTAAAGCTCGCTTTTGCAAATATTGGGACTTCCAAGCAAGCGCTTCGTATTGCTGTAGAATATGGGAAGGAACGAAAGCAGTTTAAGCAAGCAATTATTCACTTTGAGATGGTGCAGGAAAAACTAGCCAATATGGCGCTTGAAATTTATGGAGCCGAAAGTGCTGCGTATTATACTGCGAGTATGTTAGACGAGTTGGATCAAGATACAGAAGAGATATTGGAAAGACTCAGCGACTATGCGATGGCTTGCTCTATTAACAAAGTAAAAGCTTCAGAAGCCTTGGATTATGTTATCGATGAAGCAGTGCAAATTCACGGTGGGTATGGATATATGCAAGAGTACGAAGTGGAGCGTATCTATAGGGACGCCAGAATTAATCGAATCTTTGAAGGGACGAATGAAATTAATCGTCTCACAACTGCTAAAGCATTTTTAAAGCAATATACAAAAGATAGTTCTGTTGTTCCGCCTGCTGAAAATGAAGAAAATATGTTTATTCGTTATGCAAATCAGTTGTTGCGCTATGTTTTGAATGCGCTTTCTGAAATGGGTAATCTCCAGCAGATGAATCAATTTTATTTGCATCGAATAGCTCTTATATTAGAAGATATTTATCTGATGAAAGCTGCAGAGATTAAAGCTGCATCGGAAAAGAACTCGTTAGCTGCGCAATTAACCGACGTTTTATGTGAGGAAACATTCAGGCGGATTGAAAATCATACAACAATGTTTTTGGCTTCTATCCCAGCCAAAAGTGAACAATATGAGGAACAAATAAGCGATATCCGCTCATTACCTGTGACGTATTCGAATGTATTTGCCAAGAAGCAGGCAATTGCCAAAGAGATTATTGACCATAACGGCTATTAA
- a CDS encoding NAD(P)-dependent oxidoreductase produces MERIGFIGLGKMGLPMATGLVKEGYSVTGYDINEKATLTFKERGGGIATSIHQVLAACDIILTSLPSVKAAEEVFLGERGLVEQGDSSKILVDTSTVSPELNQMLDKSCTEKGIPFLAAPVSGGVIGAEQQTLTVMVGGKRAVYERVLPIFEVIGGNIFHVNEQIDSGTTVKLINNLLIGFYTAGVSEALHIANKKNIDLNDLYSMLSVSYGQSRIYERNYQTFIANNDYEPGFSLKLLRKDLEFAMQVAEENQLDLPISKTLLSLYQQVEKEGYGDQDMAVLYQRVLEQSNKREAAK; encoded by the coding sequence ATGGAGCGAATTGGTTTTATCGGTTTAGGAAAAATGGGCTTGCCAATGGCAACTGGATTAGTGAAAGAAGGTTATTCGGTTACTGGATATGATATTAATGAAAAGGCTACGCTTACGTTTAAGGAGCGAGGTGGAGGAATTGCAACGAGTATCCATCAAGTGCTGGCTGCATGTGATATTATTTTGACGAGCCTCCCATCAGTGAAAGCGGCTGAAGAAGTATTTTTGGGTGAAAGGGGGTTAGTTGAGCAAGGTGACAGCAGTAAAATATTGGTTGACACAAGCACTGTTTCCCCTGAGCTAAATCAAATGCTTGATAAATCGTGCACAGAAAAAGGCATTCCTTTTCTCGCTGCACCAGTAAGTGGTGGTGTAATTGGCGCCGAACAGCAAACGTTGACCGTTATGGTCGGAGGAAAAAGAGCTGTATATGAGCGAGTCTTACCAATTTTTGAAGTAATCGGCGGGAATATTTTTCATGTGAATGAACAGATTGATAGTGGTACAACTGTGAAATTGATTAACAATTTGCTAATCGGGTTTTATACAGCGGGAGTAAGTGAAGCACTGCATATTGCCAATAAAAAAAATATTGATTTAAATGATTTGTATTCGATGCTCAGTGTTAGCTATGGGCAAAGCCGTATATACGAACGAAACTATCAAACGTTTATTGCTAACAATGACTATGAACCAGGATTTTCTTTGAAGTTATTGCGTAAAGATTTAGAGTTTGCCATGCAAGTTGCTGAAGAGAATCAACTCGACTTACCAATTAGCAAAACATTATTATCTTTGTATCAACAAGTGGAAAAAGAAGGCTATGGAGATCAGGATATGGCTGTTCTTTATCAACGGGTATTGGAACAGTCGAATAAAAGGGAGGCTGCGAAATGA
- a CDS encoding CoA-acylating methylmalonate-semialdehyde dehydrogenase — protein MISQEVKVMKNYIGNKWVTSTGTERQDIPNPATGEIIAQVVLSTEEDVDQAVVAAKAAYEEWANVPVPNRSRLLFNYLQLLKEHKEALAKIITMENGKSLRDARGEVQRGIEVVELATSTPNLMMGDALPQIASGIDGSIWRYPLGVVAGITPFNFPMMVPLWMYPLAIACGNTFVLKTSERTPVLAEQLVELFYEAGFPDGVLNLVHGGKEVVNRVLEHPDIEAISFVGSEPVAKHVYQTGTAHGKRVQALAGAKNHAIVMPDCNLEKTVQGVIGAAFGSSGERCMACSVVAVVDEIADDFLELLIEETKKLKAGDGLDETTFVGPLIRQSHKDKVVRYIDKGVEEGAALLVDGRIIKEETPGGYYVGATIFDHVTPDMTIWQDEIFAPVLSVVRVNDLQEGIELTNQSKFANGAVIYTASGKSAQTFREQIDAGMVGVNVNVPAPMAFFAFAGNKASFYGDLGTNGKDGVQFYTRKKVVTERWF, from the coding sequence ATGATTTCTCAAGAAGTAAAAGTAATGAAAAATTATATTGGCAATAAATGGGTTACATCAACTGGAACGGAAAGGCAAGATATTCCTAATCCAGCAACGGGAGAAATTATTGCTCAAGTTGTACTATCTACGGAAGAGGATGTAGATCAGGCAGTAGTGGCTGCCAAAGCAGCTTACGAAGAATGGGCTAATGTACCTGTTCCTAACCGTTCACGCTTATTATTTAATTATTTGCAACTGTTAAAAGAGCATAAAGAGGCATTAGCAAAAATAATTACGATGGAAAACGGAAAATCATTGCGAGACGCAAGGGGAGAAGTGCAACGGGGCATTGAGGTCGTAGAATTGGCAACTTCAACACCAAATTTAATGATGGGTGACGCGCTACCGCAGATTGCCAGTGGTATTGATGGATCTATTTGGCGTTATCCGCTAGGTGTAGTCGCAGGGATTACACCGTTCAACTTTCCAATGATGGTCCCTCTTTGGATGTATCCACTAGCCATTGCGTGTGGAAATACATTTGTTTTAAAAACGTCAGAAAGAACACCGGTGCTAGCAGAACAGTTAGTAGAGTTATTTTATGAAGCTGGCTTCCCTGATGGTGTTCTGAATCTGGTGCATGGTGGAAAAGAGGTCGTCAATCGTGTATTGGAACACCCGGATATTGAGGCTATTTCCTTTGTGGGTTCAGAACCAGTTGCAAAGCATGTGTATCAGACTGGTACTGCCCATGGAAAGCGCGTGCAAGCATTGGCAGGTGCGAAAAATCATGCCATTGTCATGCCGGATTGTAATTTGGAAAAGACAGTGCAGGGTGTTATTGGTGCAGCATTCGGAAGCAGTGGTGAGCGCTGCATGGCTTGTTCTGTCGTAGCGGTTGTAGATGAAATTGCCGACGATTTTTTGGAATTATTAATAGAAGAAACGAAGAAATTAAAGGCTGGTGACGGCTTAGATGAAACGACATTTGTCGGTCCATTAATTCGTCAGTCTCATAAAGATAAAGTGGTGCGTTATATTGACAAAGGGGTAGAGGAAGGTGCTGCGCTCTTAGTAGATGGAAGAATCATCAAGGAAGAGACACCAGGTGGCTACTACGTTGGTGCGACTATTTTTGATCATGTTACACCAGATATGACCATTTGGCAGGATGAAATTTTTGCCCCGGTATTAAGTGTTGTTCGAGTGAACGATTTACAAGAGGGCATTGAGCTTACAAATCAATCGAAATTTGCAAATGGAGCTGTGATTTATACAGCAAGCGGGAAGTCAGCACAAACATTTCGAGAGCAGATTGATGCTGGGATGGTTGGTGTAAATGTAAACGTACCTGCACCAATGGCTTTTTTTGCATTTGCTGGAAATAAAGCCTCATTTTATGGGGATTTAGGAACGAATGGAAAAGATGGTGTGCAATTTTATACGAGAAAGAAAGTGGTAACGGAGCGCTGGTTTTAA
- a CDS encoding enoyl-CoA hydratase/isomerase family protein — MSEVLLSKPEQGIATITLNRPKAINSLTIDMLLPIHDALLAWEKDPDVRIVILKGEGQKGFCAGGDIKTLYHAKENHEAFEKAMEFFRIEYATDKLVANFPKPIIALLDGVVMGGGVGLSYGASHRIITEKTKWAMPEMNISFFPDVGAAYFLNQAPGYAGRYLALTSNIITAEDILFANAGDYYVTETQLQHLIEAIHAVNWLQETDVESKLTQLIQIVESTPEGKSLLSNNQEQIDRHFAFQTIEEIIDSLNSDSDPFAVETKDTILSKSPISLKVTLEQLIRGENKSLAACLETDLIIAQNFLKTNDFYEGVRSVVIDKDRQPVYQYKQLSDITHSLVESFFQVEEG, encoded by the coding sequence ATGAGCGAGGTTTTACTTTCCAAACCAGAGCAAGGAATTGCAACCATTACATTAAATCGACCAAAAGCGATTAATTCTTTAACGATAGATATGCTTCTACCAATTCACGATGCATTATTAGCATGGGAAAAAGATCCTGATGTGCGTATTGTCATCCTAAAGGGAGAAGGTCAAAAAGGATTTTGTGCAGGTGGAGATATAAAAACATTATATCACGCAAAAGAAAACCATGAAGCTTTTGAAAAAGCGATGGAATTTTTCCGAATTGAATATGCTACGGATAAGCTTGTAGCTAATTTTCCTAAGCCTATCATCGCGTTACTTGATGGCGTTGTAATGGGGGGAGGTGTCGGGCTTTCATATGGAGCAAGCCACCGCATTATAACAGAAAAAACGAAATGGGCGATGCCTGAGATGAACATTAGCTTCTTCCCAGATGTTGGTGCAGCTTATTTCCTTAATCAAGCTCCTGGTTACGCAGGACGATATTTAGCTCTGACATCCAATATCATAACAGCTGAGGACATATTATTCGCCAATGCTGGTGACTACTATGTAACAGAAACACAATTACAACATTTGATAGAGGCAATCCATGCTGTCAATTGGTTACAGGAAACGGATGTAGAGTCAAAATTAACCCAATTAATCCAGATTGTTGAAAGCACCCCAGAAGGCAAAAGCTTGTTATCTAACAATCAGGAACAGATCGATCGGCATTTTGCATTTCAAACCATCGAGGAAATCATTGATTCTCTTAACTCGGATTCTGACCCATTTGCTGTCGAGACAAAAGATACGATACTATCCAAATCGCCTATTTCCTTGAAAGTTACGTTGGAACAACTCATACGCGGAGAAAACAAATCGCTCGCCGCTTGTCTGGAAACCGACCTTATCATTGCCCAGAACTTCTTAAAAACAAACGACTTTTATGAAGGAGTTAGATCTGTCGTTATCGATAAAGATAGGCAGCCTGTTTATCAATATAAGCAGTTATCAGATATAACTCATTCCCTGGTTGAATCTTTTTTTCAAGTTGAAGAGGGATGA
- a CDS encoding enoyl-CoA hydratase-related protein, translating to MELNHLTVTYEEHIAILTLDSPPANALSSAMITEMRATLQQIENQSDAHAIILTGAGKFFAAGANIKEFVPAMGDYQKGIDMSKAGQDLCNELEAMKKPVIAAINGPALGGGLEVAMGCHYRIASDKATVGLPEVKLGLVPSFGGTQRLSRITGVATALELILTGKHIDSHQAQELGIVQVTVAADELMTTAKTIAHSFVEGNSMQSVTRAVESVVQGARRSFADGLQRENEIFGELFLTDDAKEGVQAFVDKRKPDFRHQ from the coding sequence ATGGAATTAAATCATCTAACAGTAACCTATGAAGAACACATTGCTATTTTGACATTAGATTCACCGCCGGCAAACGCGCTATCTTCAGCTATGATTACGGAAATGCGTGCAACACTCCAACAAATTGAAAATCAATCCGATGCACATGCTATTATTTTAACTGGTGCTGGAAAATTTTTTGCAGCTGGTGCGAATATTAAAGAATTTGTACCTGCCATGGGAGACTATCAAAAAGGAATTGATATGTCTAAGGCAGGGCAGGACTTATGCAATGAGTTAGAAGCTATGAAAAAACCTGTTATTGCAGCAATAAATGGACCAGCACTTGGCGGAGGACTAGAAGTAGCCATGGGCTGCCACTACCGAATTGCCTCTGATAAAGCAACAGTTGGTTTGCCTGAAGTAAAACTCGGCCTTGTCCCATCATTCGGCGGAACACAACGACTTTCACGTATTACTGGCGTAGCAACGGCATTAGAATTAATCCTTACCGGGAAACATATTGACAGTCATCAGGCACAGGAATTAGGCATTGTTCAAGTAACGGTTGCCGCGGACGAACTAATGACTACTGCCAAAACAATTGCTCATTCCTTTGTTGAGGGGAATAGTATGCAAAGTGTTACGAGAGCTGTTGAAAGCGTCGTTCAAGGCGCACGGAGATCTTTTGCAGATGGCTTACAAAGAGAAAATGAAATCTTTGGGGAGTTATTCTTAACAGATGACGCCAAAGAAGGGGTTCAAGCTTTTGTTGATAAACGTAAGCCTGATTTTCGCCACCAATAA
- a CDS encoding YkvS family protein: MFKPDTKTAKPGDIIEFKKEDVVLQGKVLPSSCKRSIIVDISEAHNLTQLNHSFSTTVVAHKNYRVIG; encoded by the coding sequence ATGTTTAAACCCGATACAAAAACTGCCAAGCCAGGAGATATAATCGAATTTAAAAAGGAAGACGTTGTATTACAAGGAAAGGTGCTGCCTTCAAGTTGTAAGCGAAGTATTATTGTTGATATTTCAGAAGCACATAATTTAACTCAATTAAACCACAGCTTTTCTACGACCGTCGTAGCTCATAAAAATTACCGCGTTATCGGCTAG